The following coding sequences are from one Granulicella sp. L56 window:
- the wecB gene encoding non-hydrolyzing UDP-N-acetylglucosamine 2-epimerase gives MTKVLLIFGTRPEAIKMAPVVQALFSRRDVLETKVCVTAQHRQMLDAVLHLFQIVPDYDLSVMEPNQSLSALTARCLTGISAVLQQERPDIVLVQGDTTTTFAASLAAYYEKIPVGHIEAGLRTGNKFHPFPEEINRRLSTQIADLHFAPTPIARQNLLADGVADERIFVTGNTVIDALLRVVENQSTPKSAARWAEFFQSHGVAITKERRFLLVTGHRRESFGDGFENICQAIRDISLANPDVDIIYPVHLNPNVQEPVNRILHGLSNVYLIPPIEYEPFVFLMSRASLILTDSGGVQEEGPSFGTPILVMRETTERPEGVDAGVVRLTGTDRAKIASEANEILQNPESWDSKGKQNPYGDGHSAERIVAALMHHFGIPANHHAAGRLS, from the coding sequence ATGACTAAAGTTCTTTTGATCTTTGGAACAAGACCAGAAGCGATAAAAATGGCTCCCGTTGTTCAGGCCCTGTTTTCTCGCCGTGATGTATTAGAGACAAAAGTCTGTGTCACCGCACAGCACCGGCAGATGTTGGACGCAGTATTGCACCTGTTCCAGATTGTTCCGGACTATGATTTATCGGTGATGGAACCAAACCAAAGCCTCTCAGCGTTGACCGCAAGATGTCTCACAGGGATCAGTGCAGTGTTGCAGCAGGAGAGGCCCGATATTGTTCTAGTACAGGGAGATACGACTACCACCTTTGCTGCGAGCTTGGCGGCCTACTACGAGAAAATTCCAGTAGGCCATATCGAGGCTGGTCTGCGGACCGGTAATAAGTTTCATCCCTTTCCCGAAGAGATCAATCGGCGACTTAGCACCCAGATAGCGGATTTGCACTTTGCGCCTACTCCCATTGCCCGCCAGAATCTGTTGGCAGACGGCGTTGCCGATGAAAGAATATTCGTTACGGGGAATACGGTAATTGATGCACTCCTCCGGGTCGTTGAAAATCAATCTACTCCGAAGAGTGCTGCGCGCTGGGCCGAGTTTTTTCAATCCCATGGCGTCGCTATCACGAAGGAGAGGCGCTTTTTACTGGTCACTGGGCATCGCCGCGAAAGCTTTGGCGATGGGTTTGAAAATATCTGTCAGGCGATCCGCGATATTTCTTTAGCAAACCCGGATGTAGACATTATTTATCCCGTTCACTTGAACCCAAATGTTCAGGAACCCGTGAATCGGATTCTGCACGGGTTGTCGAATGTTTACCTGATTCCGCCAATTGAATATGAGCCGTTTGTGTTCCTGATGTCACGGGCATCGCTCATTCTTACCGATTCAGGCGGCGTTCAGGAAGAGGGGCCGTCGTTTGGTACACCCATATTGGTAATGCGAGAGACGACGGAGCGGCCTGAGGGAGTGGATGCGGGCGTGGTCAGGCTCACTGGCACAGATCGTGCCAAAATTGCCTCCGAGGCAAACGAGATTTTACAAAATCCTGAAAGCTGGGATTCAAAGGGGAAGCAAAATCCCTATGGCGATGGTCATTCCGCAGAACGGATTGTCGCTGCCCTCATGCATCATTTCGGAATACCGGCAAATCATCATGCGGCAGGTCGTTTGTCGTGA
- a CDS encoding SDR family NAD(P)-dependent oxidoreductase, producing the protein MTSKNIETTRYFSKDMQQQFATLTGDWNPMHMDAIAARRTQPGAPVVHGIHTLLWALEWMAAEIPEFRLVRQIKVDFCKWVYVDTTASLIISASNSREIKARISVGGIVAAKITVVLGDVELAAKKFSPEYHSHTTSRDAKELQFEEMASQSGTVDVAAPPEELARLFPRLAGVVQPHRVAALGSLSRLVGMICPGLHSIFSGLNITFIDDEMHDALVHYRVKQAIERYRMVTLEIEGLGIAGHVDTFSRVAPALQASMDSVARYVGADEFSGTHALIVGGSRGLGELTAKVIAAGGGDVTITYAVGKEEAEGVAKEIQESGGRCGVIAFNALHPAAPQLRNLTKPVTHAYYYATGQIFRVKKGLYSPDIYREFTKFYVDSFVDLCQSLATDISKSISVFYPSSVAVTDRPADMTEYAMAKAAGEVLCEDINRYMPGVRVVVSRLPRLPTDQTLSVIPVRCSDPLEVILPIIRDVQGAETKS; encoded by the coding sequence ATGACATCAAAAAATATAGAGACAACTCGCTATTTCTCAAAAGACATGCAGCAACAATTTGCCACCCTGACGGGCGACTGGAATCCCATGCACATGGATGCTATTGCTGCGCGACGGACGCAGCCGGGAGCCCCCGTGGTACATGGTATTCACACACTGCTTTGGGCGTTGGAATGGATGGCTGCCGAAATACCGGAGTTTCGTTTGGTTCGGCAGATAAAGGTCGATTTTTGCAAGTGGGTCTACGTTGACACAACGGCAAGCCTAATTATTTCGGCGTCAAATAGTAGAGAAATTAAGGCACGCATTTCGGTCGGCGGTATAGTAGCCGCAAAGATTACTGTAGTACTAGGAGACGTCGAACTCGCAGCAAAAAAATTCTCTCCTGAGTATCACAGCCATACTACTTCGAGAGATGCAAAAGAGTTGCAGTTTGAGGAGATGGCCTCGCAATCCGGAACTGTTGACGTCGCAGCACCACCGGAAGAATTGGCCCGTTTGTTTCCCAGGCTCGCGGGTGTTGTGCAGCCGCATCGCGTGGCAGCATTGGGTTCTCTATCTCGATTGGTCGGCATGATATGCCCTGGACTTCACTCCATTTTTTCTGGATTAAATATCACCTTCATCGACGATGAAATGCATGACGCTTTAGTTCACTATCGTGTGAAGCAGGCGATTGAGCGTTACAGGATGGTGACATTGGAGATCGAGGGGCTCGGAATTGCTGGCCACGTTGACACTTTCTCCAGAGTGGCTCCCGCGCTACAAGCGTCGATGGACAGTGTCGCACGCTATGTTGGTGCAGATGAATTTTCCGGGACTCATGCACTGATCGTCGGGGGGTCGCGCGGACTTGGAGAATTGACCGCAAAAGTCATTGCCGCTGGCGGAGGAGATGTGACCATTACTTATGCCGTTGGAAAAGAAGAAGCAGAGGGTGTTGCAAAAGAAATACAAGAATCGGGAGGCCGCTGCGGTGTTATAGCTTTCAATGCCCTGCATCCAGCTGCACCTCAACTACGCAACCTGACAAAGCCCGTGACTCACGCCTACTACTACGCGACAGGCCAAATCTTTCGAGTAAAAAAAGGGCTATACTCTCCGGACATCTATCGGGAATTCACAAAATTCTATGTCGATAGCTTTGTTGATTTGTGCCAGTCACTTGCAACGGACATCTCAAAAAGCATCTCGGTCTTCTATCCATCTTCGGTCGCTGTCACGGATCGTCCAGCGGATATGACTGAATACGCCATGGCAAAAGCCGCCGGCGAGGTTCTATGTGAAGACATCAATCGCTATATGCCAGGAGTCCGAGTCGTTGTCAGCCGCCTACCTAGATTACCGACGGATCAGACCCTAAGTGTTATACCGGTACGTTGTTCCGATCCTCTGGAAGTAATTTTGCCAATTATCCGTGACGTTCAAGGCGCTGAGACAAAGAGCTGA
- a CDS encoding glycosyltransferase family A protein: protein MNLANEDTLGNQSADLVSVIIPAYNAAPYIKDTLESVFGQTYKSFQIVVVNDGSPDTPALEELLLPYRDRIIYIKQENRGLSGARNTGLRAATGSMVALLDADDIWTPDYLEEQTKYLREHPEYDLVYCNCRFFGQSIYDGKEYMDVCPSNGEATSAAIISRRCHVFVSVTARTEVLKRFGFDESLRSCEDFDCWLRFTAAGHRIGYHRKVLVLYRKHAASLSADLTWMADYNIRVLTNALTLWPEGSEEATLLLQAKATKTADLENIRGKIALRNQDIPTAITHLQAANSFYKSTKISAVIFLLRVAPSSVVALFKLRGALLPSYHEGAK, encoded by the coding sequence TTGAATCTGGCAAACGAGGACACCCTGGGCAATCAGTCCGCCGATCTGGTGAGCGTCATCATCCCTGCATATAACGCTGCCCCCTATATCAAAGACACTCTCGAATCCGTCTTCGGCCAGACATACAAATCTTTTCAGATCGTTGTAGTCAATGATGGCTCACCTGATACGCCGGCACTGGAAGAGTTGTTGCTGCCTTATCGCGACCGCATTATTTATATCAAGCAGGAAAATCGCGGTCTAAGCGGTGCTCGCAATACTGGACTTCGTGCAGCGACTGGCAGCATGGTGGCACTCCTTGATGCTGATGACATCTGGACGCCGGACTACCTGGAAGAGCAGACCAAGTATCTGCGCGAGCATCCTGAATATGATCTCGTTTATTGCAACTGTCGATTCTTTGGGCAATCGATCTACGACGGCAAGGAATATATGGATGTCTGCCCTTCTAATGGTGAAGCAACCTCTGCCGCCATTATCTCTCGGCGCTGCCATGTCTTCGTTTCCGTCACTGCACGCACCGAAGTCCTCAAACGCTTTGGTTTTGATGAGTCGCTTCGGTCATGTGAAGATTTCGATTGCTGGCTACGATTCACCGCCGCGGGCCATCGCATCGGCTACCATCGCAAGGTCCTTGTTCTTTACAGAAAGCATGCTGCCAGCCTCTCGGCGGATTTGACTTGGATGGCTGACTACAATATCCGTGTCCTCACCAATGCACTCACATTGTGGCCAGAAGGCTCGGAAGAAGCAACATTGCTGCTTCAAGCAAAGGCAACCAAAACCGCAGATCTCGAGAATATTCGGGGCAAAATAGCATTGCGAAACCAGGATATTCCCACCGCGATTACCCATCTTCAGGCTGCCAACAGTTTCTACAAGAGCACAAAAATCTCGGCAGTGATCTTCCTTCTGCGAGTGGCGCCTTCTTCGGTAGTGGCCCTGTTCAAGCTGCGAGGGGCCCTCCTCCCCTCGTATCACGAAGGGGCAAAATAG
- a CDS encoding serine O-acetyltransferase, whose product MSKFSADIARYRAKGNTGKELWLNPAVWAIGCYRLGNWLNVDPPFFLISIPLKVISLLANKFCEVFMEMCIDPSATIGTGLYIPHIGGVHINPQAVIGNDCDITHRVTIGASAMGRQGAPTIGNDVYIGTGAALVGKIRIGNGVKIAANTLVMSNIPDGATVMGVPGRIIMRAPKASPSPASVQAERIDAN is encoded by the coding sequence ATGTCCAAGTTTTCTGCAGATATTGCACGTTACAGGGCGAAGGGTAACACCGGTAAGGAGCTATGGTTGAACCCTGCGGTCTGGGCGATTGGATGCTATCGGTTGGGCAATTGGCTAAATGTTGACCCGCCATTTTTCCTCATAAGTATTCCTCTTAAAGTGATCTCATTGCTGGCAAATAAGTTTTGTGAAGTGTTTATGGAGATGTGTATTGATCCGTCCGCTACGATCGGCACCGGCCTCTATATTCCTCATATAGGAGGAGTTCATATCAATCCACAGGCTGTCATCGGAAACGACTGTGACATCACACATCGTGTCACGATTGGGGCTTCGGCCATGGGGCGGCAGGGTGCTCCCACAATTGGAAATGATGTTTATATAGGTACGGGCGCGGCCCTGGTCGGTAAAATAAGAATAGGCAATGGAGTGAAGATTGCCGCCAATACGCTCGTTATGAGTAATATTCCCGACGGCGCAACGGTGATGGGTGTTCCTGGACGTATTATTATGCGGGCTCCCAAAGCAAGCCCGTCGCCGGCATCGGTGCAAGCGGAGAGAATAGATGCAAACTGA
- a CDS encoding acyltransferase, which produces MPDYPLMPTSSKSTTLSPSMNHEETSQKKQVPVRPKSGYIKTLDGWRTIAVGAVILYHARGITIGGANFSKLQNFGDRGVQLFFAISGILICSRLLEEQRMHGHISLRGFYIRRVFRIQPAAIVFLATVGILAIVGTLHPTLPASLSSLFCYRNFYEAANGVTSPDDRYTTHFWSLAVEEHFYLLLPSLLIFGRKKIIPLLTALSVIFFLWPPIAHHFKIFDSPLAAWRTDMALRDLLVPALLAVLLTKPAFRTWMTKISSRNALILLTIVALLLSQFLLKGHLMGEMTCIGFPLMVISTMLHPEGWIGRLLETRPFLFIGRISYSLYLWQELFFLHRKDDSSLRFLQSAPWNLIAVLVCAILSYYVVERPLMRLGHRLAPPATPGRNDLGNVSVS; this is translated from the coding sequence GTGCCCGACTACCCGCTGATGCCAACCTCTTCCAAATCGACGACGCTCTCTCCTTCGATGAATCACGAGGAGACAAGTCAAAAAAAACAAGTTCCCGTCAGGCCCAAGAGCGGATATATCAAAACGCTTGATGGATGGCGCACAATCGCAGTTGGCGCGGTAATTCTCTATCATGCGCGGGGAATCACTATAGGCGGCGCAAACTTCTCTAAGCTCCAAAATTTCGGAGATCGAGGTGTACAACTTTTTTTTGCAATCAGCGGAATTTTGATTTGTTCCCGCCTCCTTGAAGAACAGCGAATGCATGGGCATATTTCGTTACGTGGCTTCTACATCAGGAGGGTTTTTCGTATTCAGCCAGCCGCCATCGTATTTCTGGCGACGGTCGGTATCTTGGCAATCGTCGGCACTCTTCACCCAACATTGCCTGCATCTTTAAGTTCATTATTTTGCTATCGGAATTTTTATGAAGCAGCAAACGGTGTGACGTCCCCGGACGATCGTTACACAACTCACTTCTGGTCACTCGCGGTCGAGGAACATTTTTATCTATTACTTCCGTCGTTGCTCATTTTCGGGAGAAAAAAGATAATTCCTCTTTTGACGGCGCTCTCCGTAATCTTTTTCCTTTGGCCGCCGATTGCTCATCATTTCAAGATATTTGACTCGCCACTCGCTGCCTGGCGCACTGATATGGCCCTGCGTGATCTGCTCGTACCCGCATTATTGGCAGTATTGCTTACAAAGCCTGCTTTCCGCACATGGATGACAAAGATATCATCTCGGAATGCCCTGATATTGCTAACAATCGTTGCCCTTCTTCTCTCACAATTTCTACTGAAGGGACATCTCATGGGAGAAATGACCTGTATCGGCTTTCCATTGATGGTGATCAGCACAATGCTGCATCCGGAAGGTTGGATCGGGCGCTTGCTGGAAACAAGACCCTTTTTATTTATAGGAAGAATCTCTTACAGCCTTTATCTATGGCAGGAGCTGTTCTTTCTTCACCGGAAAGATGATTCATCCTTACGATTTCTGCAAAGCGCCCCGTGGAATCTGATCGCCGTGCTGGTCTGTGCCATCCTTAGTTACTATGTGGTCGAAAGGCCGCTAATGCGACTGGGGCATCGACTGGCTCCTCCCGCTACGCCTGGCCGCAATGATCTCGGCAACGTGTCTGTTTCATGA
- a CDS encoding acyltransferase, translated as MADSHSVPDKSRRFTSSSLFAGAFDQFRHRPSSQIPFLDGLRTIAILLVINGHFSTSFTSRYGENFYSRMSFVANGWIGVDLFFVLSGFFIGGQLWRELWKEGTISIRQFMLRRGLRIWPLYFFTFLCVLVFYWHNAAAKEYGWADLVFLANYFNYGIVLGGWSLSTEEQFYILTPLLLYLFARRRDPKTVRIWLWAILLFIPLMRAAIWIHHTGNFFTHDPALFATIYYKFHTHCDGLIMGLIISNLWVSRSTKVVNKFWRSSLLVLVGFILLLALRHIQHEVLNFTGLAFFFGSLVWFGLNSGTTLFRSRFFYWISRLSFGMYLNHPYLQGPVFHYVLPRLGFFPIASVASQLLGMSILVVLSAAVAFFTFCLVEHPFLNLRTRLLGFRPAKKTVEAPTLQ; from the coding sequence ATGGCCGACTCTCATTCAGTACCCGATAAATCTCGGCGCTTCACTTCCTCGTCCCTGTTTGCTGGAGCCTTCGACCAGTTTCGGCATCGTCCTTCAAGCCAGATCCCGTTTCTCGATGGCCTGCGAACTATAGCTATCTTGCTTGTCATCAATGGGCATTTCAGCACTTCATTCACATCTCGGTACGGTGAGAATTTCTACTCCAGGATGTCCTTTGTTGCCAATGGGTGGATTGGCGTTGACTTATTTTTCGTCTTGAGCGGATTTTTCATCGGCGGCCAACTATGGAGGGAGTTGTGGAAGGAAGGCACCATCTCTATCCGGCAGTTTATGTTGCGCCGAGGGCTTCGTATCTGGCCGCTATATTTTTTTACTTTCTTATGCGTGCTGGTTTTCTACTGGCATAATGCGGCAGCAAAAGAATATGGCTGGGCTGATCTTGTCTTTCTTGCCAATTACTTCAACTATGGAATCGTACTGGGTGGATGGTCTCTATCGACCGAAGAACAGTTCTATATTCTGACCCCCCTCCTTTTGTATTTATTTGCGCGAAGACGAGATCCGAAGACTGTTCGCATATGGCTCTGGGCGATCCTATTGTTCATTCCTCTTATGAGGGCTGCCATATGGATTCATCACACGGGTAACTTTTTTACGCACGATCCAGCTCTATTTGCAACGATCTACTATAAATTTCATACTCATTGCGACGGCCTGATTATGGGTCTGATTATTTCCAACCTCTGGGTTAGTCGAAGCACAAAGGTAGTTAATAAATTTTGGCGCTCTTCGCTTCTAGTCCTGGTCGGATTTATTCTTCTGCTAGCGCTGCGGCATATACAACATGAAGTCCTGAACTTCACCGGCCTTGCGTTTTTCTTTGGGTCTCTTGTCTGGTTTGGGTTAAACTCCGGCACAACTTTATTTCGATCCAGATTCTTTTATTGGATATCACGCCTATCCTTCGGAATGTATCTGAACCACCCTTATTTGCAGGGACCAGTATTTCACTATGTCCTCCCTCGTCTCGGCTTCTTTCCTATCGCCTCGGTTGCAAGCCAATTATTGGGCATGTCTATTCTTGTAGTCTTGTCGGCAGCAGTAGCGTTTTTCACATTCTGCCTGGTAGAACATCCCTTTTTAAACCTACGCACGAGATTACTTGGATTTCGCCCGGCAAAGAAGACGGTCGAGGCTCCTACACTCCAATAA
- a CDS encoding glycosyltransferase family 4 protein, translating to MKILHIISSGGMYGAEAVILNLSRTLNENSHRSVLGVFSNSANPNLQLHEAAIGEGIESNVIPCNGQIDWTVAGNIRRLAAQTGADVVHAHGYKADVYVYFALRNTGIPFVSTCHNWLKGGPAVSFYGIVDRFVLRNYAGVIAVSDEVKACLLRAGVRADKVYSIQNGIDLRPFVKARSSLLLEVKVATALTVGWIGRLSNEKGADIFLRAAAQVLVQCPQARFVIVGDGPDLAMLRALVDELKIVKSILFMGRRGDMPAVYASLDVMVSSSRQEGLPMAILEGMASGLPLVATAVGDVPTVVLDGSAGILVPSENVDLLARGIIELLQSEDMRASYGAASKKRVEDEFSAEKMTANYLVAYQQALVAREK from the coding sequence ATGAAGATTCTACACATCATCAGTAGCGGCGGCATGTACGGTGCTGAGGCCGTGATCCTGAATCTTTCGCGGACGCTTAACGAAAACTCTCATCGCAGTGTCCTGGGCGTTTTTTCAAACTCCGCGAATCCGAACCTTCAACTTCACGAGGCCGCAATCGGTGAAGGGATTGAGTCGAACGTAATTCCATGCAATGGCCAGATTGACTGGACAGTGGCTGGCAATATCCGAAGGTTGGCAGCGCAAACAGGTGCTGACGTTGTCCATGCTCATGGTTACAAGGCAGATGTTTATGTGTACTTCGCATTGCGCAACACTGGGATACCATTTGTTTCGACCTGTCACAACTGGCTCAAGGGCGGTCCGGCGGTCTCTTTTTACGGCATCGTGGATCGCTTTGTACTGAGGAACTACGCAGGAGTAATCGCTGTATCGGATGAAGTGAAAGCGTGTCTGCTTAGGGCTGGAGTCAGAGCGGATAAGGTTTACTCCATTCAGAATGGAATCGACCTGCGGCCCTTTGTAAAAGCAAGATCCTCGCTTCTTCTTGAAGTCAAGGTTGCAACGGCTTTGACTGTTGGTTGGATTGGCAGGCTTTCGAATGAAAAAGGGGCCGATATCTTTCTGCGGGCTGCCGCTCAGGTTCTTGTTCAATGTCCACAGGCAAGGTTTGTCATCGTAGGCGACGGTCCCGATCTCGCAATGCTCCGTGCGCTGGTAGACGAGTTGAAGATAGTGAAGAGCATATTGTTTATGGGCCGCAGAGGCGATATGCCTGCTGTCTATGCATCACTGGACGTAATGGTCTCTTCATCGCGCCAGGAAGGATTACCGATGGCGATTCTGGAAGGTATGGCTAGTGGGCTTCCACTCGTTGCCACTGCTGTAGGGGATGTGCCGACGGTGGTTTTGGATGGCAGCGCCGGAATTCTGGTTCCATCGGAAAATGTGGATCTACTTGCCCGTGGGATTATTGAATTGCTCCAGAGTGAGGACATGAGGGCGAGCTATGGTGCTGCCTCAAAAAAGAGAGTAGAAGACGAGTTTTCTGCAGAAAAAATGACAGCAAACTATCTCGTAGCGTATCAACAAGCACTTGTGGCTAGAGAGAAATAG
- a CDS encoding HAD family hydrolase has protein sequence MQTDSERLELRSSIKEAVARQDVSAVVAQARILLTLSSKPGDVMFCANTFAGMTDAIEAQLGAKRLKTYLVRSVTVEPILPFLMTEALFSNYLLDLHVGGYGSYVDEMMNPHSALAKFKPDAVIVVLDLEDVAGRLPELCTDGIGARVEAEIEESLARVGQMLRSFRSGSSARILFQGLVVPDRTSLGDVGDGSLQHSFVNAVIRLNQKLAHLCRSISDCVFFDIDHVAARYGRGSWRDMRLFLSSRLAIAPGAFKMYSQGLIRCFSSLYRAPRKVLCTDLDNTLWGGVLGEEGPDGIVTGSAFPGNCYLEYQKYLKQLSSRGILLAIVSKNNDADVREAFQLRAADLALNLDHFVATKINWNEKSNSIRELAQELSLGLDSFVFVDDNPVECEAIRQHLPEVAVVAAPLDEPWKLVEMLSSQPFFDANVVTEDDVNRVSEYKAQAQRAELATSSSGRDEFLASLGIVCTFVSALQGPLSRSVQLLGKTNQFNLTTRRHSAADIEGFASTQGGQAVVIRVRDRFGDAGVVGLALARNHGDSCYIDSLLLSCRVIGRGIETALLAHLAEGALRTGVTKLVGEFIATKKNAPCADFYPDHGFVRIEQDQDTSGSVFYELDLTASAPASPEWITLEGNELNELSASAVVSA, from the coding sequence ATGCAAACTGATTCAGAGCGTCTGGAGCTGCGGAGTTCGATCAAAGAGGCAGTGGCGAGGCAGGATGTCAGCGCGGTGGTCGCACAGGCGCGAATACTTCTTACGCTTTCGAGTAAGCCTGGCGATGTAATGTTCTGTGCCAATACCTTCGCTGGGATGACCGATGCGATCGAGGCACAGTTGGGCGCGAAGAGGCTGAAAACGTATCTCGTCCGATCGGTGACAGTAGAACCGATCCTTCCTTTTCTGATGACCGAAGCGCTATTTTCAAACTATCTGTTGGATCTCCATGTCGGCGGGTACGGTTCCTATGTCGATGAGATGATGAATCCTCACAGTGCCCTGGCAAAGTTCAAACCGGATGCAGTGATTGTTGTTCTCGATTTAGAAGATGTTGCTGGACGCTTGCCGGAGTTATGCACAGATGGCATTGGCGCGCGCGTAGAAGCAGAGATAGAGGAATCGCTGGCAAGAGTGGGACAGATGCTCCGGAGCTTCCGTTCTGGCAGTTCTGCTCGAATACTCTTCCAAGGGCTTGTTGTGCCGGATCGGACATCACTCGGGGATGTTGGAGATGGGAGCCTGCAACATAGCTTTGTTAACGCAGTGATCCGGTTGAACCAAAAGCTAGCGCATTTATGCAGGAGCATCTCTGACTGTGTCTTCTTTGACATTGACCATGTGGCTGCACGCTATGGTCGTGGAAGCTGGCGTGATATGCGGCTCTTTCTTTCTTCGCGCTTGGCAATCGCTCCCGGCGCATTCAAGATGTACTCCCAAGGCCTCATTCGTTGCTTTTCCTCGCTGTACCGTGCGCCTCGGAAGGTTCTCTGCACGGACTTGGATAATACGCTCTGGGGTGGTGTTCTTGGTGAAGAGGGCCCGGATGGGATTGTTACCGGAAGTGCTTTCCCGGGAAATTGCTATCTGGAGTATCAGAAATATTTGAAGCAGTTGAGTTCCAGAGGCATTCTGCTGGCTATTGTTTCAAAGAACAATGATGCTGATGTTCGAGAGGCCTTTCAGCTTCGTGCGGCGGATCTTGCTCTCAATTTGGATCATTTTGTCGCAACTAAGATCAACTGGAATGAAAAATCGAACTCGATTCGCGAGCTTGCGCAGGAACTCTCGCTTGGGCTGGATTCGTTTGTTTTCGTAGATGACAACCCTGTGGAGTGTGAAGCGATTCGCCAACACCTGCCCGAGGTGGCTGTCGTCGCAGCGCCCCTTGACGAACCCTGGAAGTTAGTTGAAATGCTGTCGTCGCAGCCCTTCTTCGACGCGAACGTGGTCACGGAAGATGATGTTAACCGTGTGAGCGAATATAAAGCGCAGGCTCAACGGGCCGAGTTGGCCACGAGTTCCAGTGGACGCGATGAGTTTCTCGCTTCGCTGGGGATTGTATGTACGTTTGTCAGTGCGCTTCAGGGGCCTCTCTCTCGATCTGTCCAATTACTTGGCAAAACAAACCAGTTCAACTTGACGACGCGACGCCACTCCGCGGCAGACATCGAAGGGTTTGCTTCGACTCAGGGCGGCCAGGCTGTCGTGATTCGGGTACGTGATCGTTTTGGCGATGCCGGAGTCGTCGGATTGGCTCTTGCGCGCAACCATGGCGATTCCTGTTATATCGATTCGCTGCTATTATCGTGTCGAGTGATCGGTCGCGGCATCGAGACGGCGCTTCTCGCTCATCTAGCCGAGGGTGCATTAAGAACTGGAGTCACCAAGCTGGTGGGTGAATTTATTGCAACGAAGAAAAATGCGCCGTGTGCAGATTTTTATCCTGATCATGGTTTTGTCAGAATTGAGCAGGATCAAGATACCTCCGGCTCAGTGTTCTATGAACTCGATTTGACTGCTTCAGCACCAGCTAGTCCGGAATGGATAACTTTGGAAGGAAATGAATTAAATGAGCTCTCAGCAAGTGCCGTCGTCTCTGCGTGA
- a CDS encoding acyl carrier protein, producing the protein MSSQQVPSSLRDIFADILEISPDQVTPDLGVGTVENWDSFRHLQVILALEGEYGVQFDPQRIAELTTVSQIQAELVLKGVQL; encoded by the coding sequence ATGAGCTCTCAGCAAGTGCCGTCGTCTCTGCGTGATATTTTCGCCGATATTCTCGAAATTTCTCCGGATCAGGTAACCCCAGATCTTGGTGTTGGAACTGTCGAAAACTGGGATTCTTTTCGTCATTTGCAGGTCATTCTTGCACTTGAGGGTGAATATGGGGTGCAATTTGATCCCCAGCGGATTGCGGAACTAACAACCGTCTCTCAAATTCAGGCAGAGCTGGTACTGAAGGGAGTGCAGCTCTAA
- a CDS encoding polysaccharide deacetylase family protein: protein MSMEQVLTSERRLYLLYHELRPSGSKYSYVIETNEFEKHLNLFSQRRTQNAGGLWPEITFDDGHISNFEYALPILQSRGLSAQFFITVGWTGQKRGYMGWNELRMLLDAGQSIGAHGWTHTLLTHCNEKELQTELVDARKTLEDKLGVPIETMSLPGGRYNRRVLAACAEAGYTQIYSSIPRSEPVSSGPFMGRLNIRGDMKLEWIAELLKPKSRTLASLGRQYKVKEAAKALLGDRLYETAWALLNRKEPDTDGDGVTANEDSTHHQ, encoded by the coding sequence ATGTCGATGGAACAAGTGCTAACTTCTGAACGCAGGCTATATCTTCTTTATCATGAATTGAGGCCCAGTGGCAGTAAGTACTCGTATGTAATTGAAACTAATGAATTTGAGAAGCATCTCAATCTCTTCTCGCAGAGAAGAACACAAAACGCAGGCGGCTTGTGGCCCGAAATAACCTTTGACGATGGTCATATCTCAAATTTTGAATACGCATTGCCGATCTTGCAGTCACGGGGATTGAGCGCGCAGTTTTTTATTACAGTCGGTTGGACTGGACAGAAGCGCGGCTATATGGGGTGGAACGAGTTGCGGATGCTGCTTGATGCCGGCCAGTCGATAGGCGCTCACGGATGGACCCACACTCTTCTTACTCATTGCAACGAAAAAGAGCTGCAGACTGAGCTGGTCGATGCACGAAAAACATTGGAAGATAAACTAGGGGTTCCCATCGAAACGATGTCGCTGCCCGGAGGGCGCTATAACCGCCGTGTTCTGGCGGCATGCGCGGAGGCCGGGTATACGCAGATATACTCCTCGATTCCAAGATCGGAGCCTGTGTCGTCGGGACCGTTCATGGGTCGGTTGAATATCCGTGGCGATATGAAGCTTGAGTGGATTGCAGAGCTTCTTAAGCCGAAGAGCCGGACGCTGGCCAGTCTCGGCAGGCAATATAAGGTCAAGGAAGCCGCGAAAGCTCTGCTGGGCGATCGGCTCTACGAAACGGCATGGGCGCTTCTGAATCGAAAAGAACCGGATACAGACGGCGACGGGGTCACAGCGAATGAAGATTCTACACATCATCAGTAG